From Apium graveolens cultivar Ventura chromosome 9, ASM990537v1, whole genome shotgun sequence, the proteins below share one genomic window:
- the LOC141686155 gene encoding uncharacterized protein LOC141686155 yields MTENKDGWDEEILRDLFNARDQQCIKKVELGELDMEDGVYWSQELHGNYSVRSAYRLLQRQRGYWVESDNNSVWRKVWRINASAKILNLVWRSLSFCLPRMSILGQKKVVVDTRCPVCKIESETVEHVFLRCTVAIQCWGLILSGMQYTCQNLHQWWEQALDMSDGGKKAEIATVCWSIWKARNDVVWNKKYTQVYVVIARAKQFLDQWRNAQKSAVCTSYPQLLEGDGSCVWVKPQESMIKVSVDASTFQEFNASGIGIVARNASGGMMVARTVCISELKTDSRNNRSYGDKRSTQLDQGSEMAKGYNRIG; encoded by the coding sequence ATGACGGAGAACAAGGACGGTTGGGATGAGGAAATTCTGAGAGATTTGTTTAATGCCAGGGATCAACAGTGTATCAAGAAGGTAGAATTAGGGGAGCTCGATATGGAAGACGGGGTGTACTGGTCACAGGAGCTTCATGGGAATTACTCAGTACGAAGCGCATACAGACTATTGCAGAGACAAAGAGGTTACTGGGTGGAATCAGATAATAATAGTGTTTGGAGGAAGGTATGGCGTATAAATGCTTCAGCAAAAATATTAAATCTGGTATGGAGATCCTTATCATTCTGTTTGCCCAGAATGTCAATTCTTGGTCAGAAAAAAGTGGTGGTTGACACTAGATGCCCAGTTTGCAAGATAGAATCGGAAACagtagagcatgtttttctgaGGTGTACGGTGGCAATTCAGTGTTGGGGTCTAATTCTATCGGGTATGCAGTATACATGTCAGAATTTACACCAGTGGTGGGAGCAGGCTCTGGATATGTCTGATGGTGGAAAAAAGGCAGAAATTGCTACTGTTTGCTGGTCGATTTGGAAGGCCAGGAACGATGTGGTTTGGAATAAAAAGTATACTCAGGTTTATGTAGTGATTGCTCGTGCCAAACAGTTTCTTGATCAATGGAGAAACGCCCAGAAAAGTGCAGTATGCACTAGTTATCCCCAGTTGTTAGAAGGGGATGGCAGTTGTGTTTGGGTGAAGCCACAGGAGTCAATGATCAAGGTTTCGGTAGATGCATCAACATTTCAAGAGTTCAATGCTTCTGGAATAGGCATAGTAGCTAGAAATGCAAGTGGAGGGATGATGGTAGCTAGGACAGTGTGTATCAGTGAACTCAAGACAGACAGCAGAAATAATAGAAGCTATGGCGATAAAAGAAGCACTCAGTTGGATCAAGGATCAGAGATGGCAAAGGGTTATAATCGAATCGGATAG
- the LOC141686156 gene encoding uncharacterized protein LOC141686156 → MCAQIIKDGWYGGQEVAVQEKIRRCSEKLMVWGREITGNFSGRIKECKKELERYKAGRDEVSIERYKDAKRQLDNIYNQREIFWRQRSKQLWLKAGDKNSKYFHKTASQRRRTNRIQKLQNSDGQWVDWENGLPDLISQYFTELFSATESNWHEVVDCVTGTITERQNKELMKPVDEEEVRAALFQMNPDKAPGPDGMTPGFFSEEWEGSR, encoded by the coding sequence ATGTGTGCACAGATTATTAAAGATGGGTGGTATGGGGGTCAGGAAGTTGCGGTCCAAGAGAAAATCAGAAGATGTAGTGAGAAGTTGATGGTTTGGGGTAGGGAGATAACGGGGAACTTTAGTGGAAGGATAAAAGAATGCAAGAAAGAACTTGAAAGATATAAGGCAGGAAGAGATGAAGTGTCAATTGAGAGGTATAAAGATGCTAAGAGGCAGTTAGATAATATTTATAATCAAAGGGAAATATTTTGGCGGCAAAGGTCAAAGCAACTGTGGTTAAAAGCAGGGGATAAGAACTCTAAATATTTCCATAAAACAGCAAGTCAGAGAAGGAGAACAAATCGTATCCAAAAGCTTCAGAACTCGGATGGTCAATGGGTGGATTGGGAGAATGGTTTGCCCGACTTAATCTCACAATATTTCACAGAATTGTTCTCGGCAACAGAAAGTAATTGGCATGAGGTGGTGGATTGTGTGACTGGTACCATAACCGAAAGGCAGAACAAGGAGCTTATGAAACCTGTAGATGAAGAGGAGGTCAGAGCAGCTTTGTTTCAGATGAATCCAGATAAAGCACCGGGACCAGATGGCATGACCCCGGGTTTTTTTTCAGAAGAATGGGAAGGAAGTCGGTGA